The following coding sequences lie in one Benincasa hispida cultivar B227 chromosome 6, ASM972705v1, whole genome shotgun sequence genomic window:
- the LOC120080069 gene encoding uncharacterized protein LOC120080069 yields the protein MVPSCFSHSSISSTLSNEPHPPQSLISCIYQTNLFNSPTLLTLTWSLSLSSHSLSLHSSPTLSTTISLSPSSFSLFSPTSKSISLPNSHKLKLHWDFSKAKYTPNSAQPISSFYFAISYDAKLQFFIGDLLDDFARRAKTVALSDPSLRDHSTLLSRRDHVFERQNYYVSRADFLGSLREIAVELCSGVLKVSVDGEVKLAVKRLAWKFRGNERFFVSGNAVDFFWDVFNWVKSEGGGGGGPGVFVFQVGEGGVWPEVIGAEGKLMKRCLSSSAAGIGSTPEAAFPAMSPAGSSSSVLQWAEESSSDGGRSSCSSSSRSSGNNGGFSLLLYAWRKN from the exons ATGGTTCCATCTTGTTTTAGCCATTCCTCCATCTCGTCGACACTGTCCAATGAGCCACATCCACCACAATCCCTAATTAGTTGCATTTACCAAACCAATCTCTTCAATTCCCCCACTCTCCTCACCCTCACttggtctctctctctctcttctcacTCTCTCTCCCTCCATTCCTCTCCCACTCTCTCCACCACAATCTCTCTCTCCCCCTCCTCTTTCTcccttttctctcccacttccAAATCCATCTCCCTCCCCAACTCCCACAAGCTCAAGCTCCATTGGGACTTCTCTAAAGCCAAGTACACTCCCAACTCAGCTCAACCCATTTCTTCCTTCTACTTCGCCATCTCTTACGATGCCAAACTTCAATTCTTCATTGGCGATCTCCTTGACGATTTTGCCCGACGGGCTAAGACCGTCGCCCTGTCGGATCCTTCCCTACGGGACCACTCCACGCTCTTGTCTCGTCGAGATCACGTGTTTGAGCGACAAAATTACTATGTTTCCAGGGCCGACTTCTTGGGATCACTACGAGAGATTGCAGTCGAGCTGTGCAGTGGAGTCTTGAAAGTCTCCGTCGATGGAGAGGTTAAACTTGCTGTGAAACGACTTGCATGGAAGTTCAGAGGGAATGAGAG GTTCTTCGTCAGCGGCAACGCCGTCGACTTTTTTTGGGACGTCTTCAATTGGGTCAAAAGTGAAGGAGGCGGCGGCGGCGGACCGGGAGTTTTCGTTTTTCAAGTCGGAGAAGGCGGGGTTTGGCCAGAGGTCATCGGAGCCGAGGGGAAGCTGATGAAGCGGTGCTTGTCATCGTCGGCGGCCGGAATTGGATCGACGCCGGAAGCGGCGTTTCCGGCGATGTCGCCGGCGGGTTCGAGCTCGAGTGTGTTGCAGTGGGCGGAGGAGAGCAGCAGCGACGGCGGGAGGAGCTCGTGTTCGTCATCGTCAAGGTCAAGCGGAAACAATGGCGGATTCTCTCTGTTGTTGTACGCTTGGAGGAAGAACTGA